Genomic window (Comamonas endophytica):
AGCCACACGGCGTCTCATCTGTTGTACCTCGGCATCGGGAAGATCAGGCCGGATGCGATCGAGTCGACCATCGGCTGCCATATCAAGACCGACGGTGCACGCTTTGATTTCTCGGTGCAGGAATGATTCAGCGCCGAGGACTTGCGCGGCATCGAGCAGGTCGCCAACGGCTATGTCCACAGAAATGCATCCATAACCGTCAGTGCCCACCTCGAGGTACCCGAGGCCCGGCTCTGGCACTGCGAGGACATGGCCATTCCATGCGGAGGAATCCATATCCCCCAAGCAGCCCCGATAGGCCCACTTCAGATTCGCCGGCGTGGATTGGGTGCGGGCAAGGAACGCATTGCTTGTGCCTTCCCTCTGGCAAAGCTTGATCTGGATCGATACCACGCCTGAGAAGCACAAGAAGCACACCGGAAAAACAATTCTTCGAAGAATATGAACGCTCGGCCGGGCTGGGCAGGAAGCGCGCCGCCGTGCAAGGCACTTGCCGAAGCGCCGCGCCAATAGCCCGTTACTGCCTTTTCTCCGTATAAAGCTCCAGCCCCGTCCCCTGCATCCGATACGCGCTCTGCCCCATCTCCGTCTTTTCCCGCCCGGTGCGCAGCACGCCGGTGAGCCAGACCGCGTCCATCGACTTGGCCAGGCGCGTGGGCTTGTCGAGCACCACGTGGATGATCTGGTTGGCGGGCGGCGGGGGAGTGTGGATACAGGCGCCGAAGTACGGCACCAGCAGGAACTCGCGCAGGCCGTTGCGGCCCTCCTCCAGGGGTACCACATAGCCGGGCAGGCGCACGTTGCGCCCGTCCATGGCGGGGTTGACCGGGGCTTCGTCCCAGAGCTTGCGCATGCGTGCCAGCAGCTGCTGCGCGCGCGGGTCGGAGTCCGAGAGCTGGTTGGGGTTGAGGCCCTCGAAACCGGCCGCGGGGTCCCAGCCTGCAGGCACCAGTGCATCCCAGGAAATGGTGGCTGGCGCGGCGCTGCCGGCGCCGGCCGGGGCGGGTTTGGGTGACGCCAGCGCCGGCGCGCCGGGCAGCAGGCCCGCGCAGCTGGCGGCCAGCCAGCGGCAGGCCTGGCGTCGATGGGGGGAGCGGGGAGCAGAGGTCATGCAGTCTTCCGGGGGAACGGCTTCAGCGGCCCAGCGGCGAGGCCGCCATGCGTGGGCCGGAAAAGCTGCGCATCTCGTGTTCGTGGTCGTCGTGCGGGGCCACGCCCTCGCGTGAGCGCTTCAGCCAGACCTGCGCCAGGGTGTCATCCTGCGGCACGCCGTGGCCGCGCGCGTAGTTCTGCCCGAGGGTTTTCTGTGCCATGGGGTTGCCGGCCAGCGCGGATTCCTGCAGCCAGCGCGTCGCTTCGGCGAGATCGCGGCGCACGCCGCTGCCGGCCTCGTACAGGCGATAGAGCTCGTATTGGCTCTTCGAAGCGCAGGGCTCGGCGCTGCCCGCCGTCTTGACGTACCAGGTGTGCGCCCGCTTGGGATCCTTGGGCGCCCCGCCCGTGCCGTCGCGGTAGAAGTCGGCCAGCATGCATTGGGCGGTGACCGAGCCGCCCGAAGCGGCCTTGCCGAACCAGCGAAAGGCCTGCGCGGCATCGCGCGGCGCCGCCGTGGTGCCGTTGAGGTAGGCGAATGCCAGCTCGAGCTGCGCCGGCGTGTGGCCCTTTTCCGCCGACCGTTGCAGCAGCTCCAGCGCGCGCGGCAGGTCCGTTGGGCCTCCGGTCTGGCCGCGGTGGTGGCGGCTCAGCGCATGCAGCGCCGGGCCATGGCCGCTGGCGGCAGCCTGTTCGTAGAGCTGCAGGCTCTTGCTGCGGTCCAGCGCCACGCCCGTGCCCAGGCTGTAGAGGTTGGCGAGTTCGTAGCGCGCCGCGGCGGAGCCCTGCTGCGCCTCGCGCTGCAATTGCGCGAGACTGGCCGGGCCCGCCAGGGCGCTGCTGCAAGCCAGTGCCAGCAACAGCGCCGGCATGCGGTGGCGCAGCCCGCTTCGGGGGGGCAGAGGTGGGGCCATGGTCATCATACGTGCGAGAAAAAAAGACCCCCGCGGCCGGCATTGCGCGGCCGCGGAGACAGATGGCGCACAGGGCAAGCCCTGGCGACCATTTTTGCATCAACGGAAGGTCTGCGCTGGATCGGCCGGCACCACGATCTCGCTGGCCGGTGTCAGCGAAATCGTCACCGTATTGCCGCTCGTGATGCGCGCCAGGATCCGCTGCGCCTCTTCCAGCGTGGCCACGCGCTGCGTGCGCAGCACTTCGGGCGGATGGAAGCTGCCCTTGGCGGCATGCACCGATTCCACCGGACCACCGTTGTAGGTCACGTCGCGGCCCAGTCCCGGGCTGCGCTGCGTGTAGCCCTGGGGGATGAACCCCTTGTAGCCCGGATCCTGCACATCGAGGGTGACCTGCACGAAGTAGCCCGTGGGGTCGTTGGTGTACTGATCGGTGGAGGTGACGATACCGTTGGCCAGCAGCGGCAGCGCCGGGTTCTTGTTCTGCGCGCCGACGAAGCCCTGGATGATCTTGCCGCCGTCAAGCAGCTTGGCCGACACATTGGTCAGGCCGTTCTCGCGTCCCGGCTTGAACGGGCCCGAGGTCTCGATGCTCTTGTACGTGGAGTTGGCAGCGTCGCTGGCTTTGTAGGAAGCCACCGAGCGGCGCTTTTCCAGCTGGTTCGAGAACTCGCCGGTGATCTTCTGGCCGTTGACCACGGGCGAGTCATACACCTTGCGGTTCATGGCGTCGAACATGGTGAGCTGCCTGGAGACGTTGGCCGGATCGCGGTTGTAGGCCTTGAGCGCCTGGAACACCTCGACGATGGGGAACTGGTTCGTGTGCTGGGGCGACACGAAGTCCACGTCGAGATTGTTCTGCAGGTAGCTGAAGCCATGCTGGAAGGACAGGCGCAGCCAGCCATTGGCCGGCGTCGGGCTGGTGAGGCCATTGAAACCATAGCCGCCGTGGTAGCCGAAGGTGTAGAACTGGTTGTCGTTCGGGTTCTTGACCTTGAACAGCATGTTGGTCGTGCCGGGGGTGTGGCCGGGCGACCAGATCACCTTGATCTGCACGTTGCCGTAGTCATACCACTTGTCGTACTCGTAGAAGTTGTTGGTGCGCGCGCGGATCACGGTTTCCGAGGCGGGCAGCGCGCCGGCAATGTTCCAGGTGTTGCCCTGCAGGTCGCTCTTGACGCCCTCGACGTCCTCGCGCGAGGCCCAAAGGTTCATGGGCTTGCCAGCGTTGTCCATCATCTTGAGCTGCTCGACTACCGTGCCGTAGTGGTCGCCGTGCCCGTGCGTCAGCCAGACGTCGGTGACCGAGCGCGGGTCCACGCCCATCAGCTCCATGTTCTTCCAGTACTGGTAGCCGCTGTTGGGCCAGCCCGCGTCGATCTTGATGACCTTGTCGTCCGAAGGATCGCCCGGCGTGCCCATGTCGGCCTTGAGAATGTACGAGGCCACTTCGTTGTCGCCCACGTAGTACATGGTGTTCTTCACCATCTCGAAGGGCTCGGTGCTGCGCGTGTAGGGCGCATTGGTCACGCCCGTGGCGTTGATGCTCATGTACGGTTGGCCGGACACCGGGTCGTTGCCCTTGCCGTCGAGCATCGGGCTTTGCGAAGGCACTTCCCAGACCGGCTTGCCGTCCGAAGTCGACTGGGGTGTGAAATACCAGATGGCCTTGACCTTGGCGTTGTCCGCATTCTCGAAGTTGTCGTCGAACAGCACGTAGACCGCCTGGCGCGAGGTCGTGGCGTAGTCGTAGTTGGCCGTCACGGGAAGGTTGGCCAGCGTCGAGACCCGGCTCTTGCTGTAGTCGGAGGTGTCCACGTTGTAGATTTTCGCGTCTGCCGCCAGCGTGTAGGTTTCCTCGTAGCGGCGGATGGGCTGCTCGTAGGCGCGGCCGGCCTGGTCGGCCGTGACGTTGCTGCCGTCGCCGACGGTGATGGTGCTGCCGGTCTTGTTGTAGACCCAGCCCGCCGCGACCATGCGGCCCGGCGTGCCGTCATGGCGCGTCACGGCCGCGCCATATTTCTTCAGGTTGAACTGGGCGTTGGCCGATTTTCCCTTTTGCAGGATCACATTGAAGGTCTCGGCAGCTTTGGGCGCCAGTGCCACCCGCGAGCCCTCGCCCGGGATCCAGTCGATCAGGTTGCCTTCGACCAGATTCGCCTGTAGTTCGGCGGCCACCGCGGAGGAGATTGACGGCGTGGTCAGGAACTCGACGCCCTTGGCCGACAGCACCGGCACGGTGAGGATCTGGCCGCCCGCCGCATCGGAAGTGACGCTTGCGGCGCCATAGACCAGCCCCGCATCGCGGAAATTCTTCACGACCGGCACCGTGGGCTCGGGTACGGGCGCGGGGCCCGGAGCAGGCCCCGCATTGTTGTCGTTGCCATCGCTGCCGCCGCAGGCGACCAGCGCTGCCGTTGCCAGCGCCACCGGCAGCATCTGCCATTTGAACCGAACCGTTTTCATGTCGTCTCCTTGTTGTAGCGTGGAATACGCTGGGGCTTCACGGCGTGCACCCGCTGCGCGGCTGCAGTACGGGATCTCTCGCGACCGACTTCCCCCACGATAGGGCAAGCAAGTGCTTGCAAGATAACGTTAACATTCATGATTGACGCAATTGTTAACGTTATCTAGCAGGAACTTACTGGTGCAAACCCGCAGATCTCGAACCGAGAGGGCGTACTTCCAAATGGGCTACGACCATCTCCGCGGGACACACTTACGGGCTCGATGAAAGTTTTCATTGCCCAAAGCCTTGCCAAGCCAGACATCGCGCAAGCCATTCGCGTGTCGAAACGGTCAACGGCATCAACCACCATCGACATATCGATAGATATAGACTATCATTTGGCCAATTTGATAGAAACCTCTGGCAAGCAAGCGGAAGGTGCCCGTTCATCCCCGTACTTGCTCCCTGAAAAACTGCAATGGCCTCTGGATCCATCCGTTTCTATTGATCGCCAGCGTCGTTTTGCCTCCGCTGGCTGTGGCCCGGTCTTCCCGACTGCTGCGCTCCCCCATCCATCGGCCGCCGTGCATGGCGGCCTTGCCCGATGGGGCAAGCAAGGCAACAAGGGTTCAGACTGGAATCACTGGTACGCAGGCAAAAAACCAAGCTTGACCAAGGAGCCAGCATGCTCTGGGTGCGACCTGCCAATACGTTCGATGCGCCCGTGCTGGGAAATCTGCATGTGGCCAGCTGGCGCAGCGCCTACCGCAATGTCCTGAGCGATGCCTTCCTGGCGGACGACGTTGCCGCCGACCGGCAGGCACTGTGGACGCGCCGCCTTGCCCGGCCCGCGGCCAACGAGCATGTCTTCATTGCCGGAATCGGCTGCGCAGCGCTCGGCTTTGCCTCCATATTTGGCAATGAAGACCCAAAGTGGGGCTCGTTTCTCAACAACCTGCATGTGCGCGATTCCCATCAGCGGCGCGGCATCGGTACCCGGTTGATCCATGCCTGTGCCCGCGTGTGCGCGGAAAGCTACAGCCATGCGGGCCTCTATCTATGGGTGACACAGGTCAACGTGAAGGCGCAGCGCTTCTATCTGCGCCATGGTGCGCAAAACC
Coding sequences:
- a CDS encoding DUF3299 domain-containing protein, producing MTSAPRSPHRRQACRWLAASCAGLLPGAPALASPKPAPAGAGSAAPATISWDALVPAGWDPAAGFEGLNPNQLSDSDPRAQQLLARMRKLWDEAPVNPAMDGRNVRLPGYVVPLEEGRNGLREFLLVPYFGACIHTPPPPANQIIHVVLDKPTRLAKSMDAVWLTGVLRTGREKTEMGQSAYRMQGTGLELYTEKRQ
- a CDS encoding tetratricopeptide repeat protein, whose amino-acid sequence is MAPPLPPRSGLRHRMPALLLALACSSALAGPASLAQLQREAQQGSAAARYELANLYSLGTGVALDRSKSLQLYEQAAASGHGPALHALSRHHRGQTGGPTDLPRALELLQRSAEKGHTPAQLELAFAYLNGTTAAPRDAAQAFRWFGKAASGGSVTAQCMLADFYRDGTGGAPKDPKRAHTWYVKTAGSAEPCASKSQYELYRLYEAGSGVRRDLAEATRWLQESALAGNPMAQKTLGQNYARGHGVPQDDTLAQVWLKRSREGVAPHDDHEHEMRSFSGPRMAASPLGR
- a CDS encoding MBL fold metallo-hydrolase is translated as MKTVRFKWQMLPVALATAALVACGGSDGNDNNAGPAPGPAPVPEPTVPVVKNFRDAGLVYGAASVTSDAAGGQILTVPVLSAKGVEFLTTPSISSAVAAELQANLVEGNLIDWIPGEGSRVALAPKAAETFNVILQKGKSANAQFNLKKYGAAVTRHDGTPGRMVAAGWVYNKTGSTITVGDGSNVTADQAGRAYEQPIRRYEETYTLAADAKIYNVDTSDYSKSRVSTLANLPVTANYDYATTSRQAVYVLFDDNFENADNAKVKAIWYFTPQSTSDGKPVWEVPSQSPMLDGKGNDPVSGQPYMSINATGVTNAPYTRSTEPFEMVKNTMYYVGDNEVASYILKADMGTPGDPSDDKVIKIDAGWPNSGYQYWKNMELMGVDPRSVTDVWLTHGHGDHYGTVVEQLKMMDNAGKPMNLWASREDVEGVKSDLQGNTWNIAGALPASETVIRARTNNFYEYDKWYDYGNVQIKVIWSPGHTPGTTNMLFKVKNPNDNQFYTFGYHGGYGFNGLTSPTPANGWLRLSFQHGFSYLQNNLDVDFVSPQHTNQFPIVEVFQALKAYNRDPANVSRQLTMFDAMNRKVYDSPVVNGQKITGEFSNQLEKRRSVASYKASDAANSTYKSIETSGPFKPGRENGLTNVSAKLLDGGKIIQGFVGAQNKNPALPLLANGIVTSTDQYTNDPTGYFVQVTLDVQDPGYKGFIPQGYTQRSPGLGRDVTYNGGPVESVHAAKGSFHPPEVLRTQRVATLEEAQRILARITSGNTVTISLTPASEIVVPADPAQTFR
- a CDS encoding GNAT family N-acetyltransferase: MGQARQQGFRLESLVRRQKTKLDQGASMLWVRPANTFDAPVLGNLHVASWRSAYRNVLSDAFLADDVAADRQALWTRRLARPAANEHVFIAGIGCAALGFASIFGNEDPKWGSFLNNLHVRDSHQRRGIGTRLIHACARVCAESYSHAGLYLWVTQVNVKAQRFYLRHGAQNRGESTWQSPEGREVALYRFAWPDVEQLRRVSARPDG